A genomic stretch from Parcubacteria group bacterium CG10_big_fil_rev_8_21_14_0_10_36_14 includes:
- a CDS encoding site-specific DNA-methyltransferase gives MSDITKFLNKIICGDVVDVMKKMPDGSVDLVVTSPPYNLKNSTGNGMKDGRGGKWANAALQNGYSHYDDNMPHNKYVKWQRDCLTEMMRLIPEDGAIFYNHKWRVQGGLLQDRHDIVSGFPVRQIIIWKRAGGFNFNAGYFLPTYEVIYLIAKPKFKLSEKANAYGDIWEIPQEMKNGHPAPFPIKLIDKVISATNSKIILDPFMGSGTTAISAINFNRDYIGIDISPEYCESAKKRIKQHQSQAKLL, from the coding sequence ATGTCAGATATTACCAAGTTTTTAAATAAAATCATTTGCGGAGATGTTGTCGATGTGATGAAAAAAATGCCGGATGGATCGGTTGATTTAGTCGTGACTTCACCGCCATATAATCTTAAGAATTCTACTGGAAACGGAATGAAAGACGGTCGTGGCGGAAAGTGGGCAAACGCTGCTTTGCAAAATGGCTATTCGCACTACGACGACAATATGCCCCATAATAAATATGTGAAGTGGCAACGAGATTGCTTAACCGAAATGATGAGATTGATCCCCGAAGACGGGGCGATTTTTTATAATCACAAATGGCGCGTTCAGGGTGGATTATTACAAGATCGCCATGATATTGTCAGTGGTTTTCCCGTGCGTCAAATTATCATATGGAAACGCGCTGGTGGATTTAATTTTAATGCTGGATATTTTTTGCCAACTTATGAAGTTATATATTTAATAGCTAAACCAAAATTTAAACTTTCGGAAAAAGCTAATGCTTATGGCGACATTTGGGAAATTCCACAAGAGATGAAGAATGGTCACCCCGCCCCTTTTCCTATTAAATTGATTGATAAAGTTATTTCTGCAACCAATTCAAAAATTATTTTAGACCCTTTCATGGGTTCTGGTACAACAGCTATTTCAGCAATTAATTTTAATCGAGATTATATTGGGATTGATATTTCTCCAGAGTATTGCGAATCCGCAAAAAAAAGGATTAAACAACATCAATCACAAGCTAAGCTTTTATAA